In one Pseudomonas sp. Bout1 genomic region, the following are encoded:
- a CDS encoding malto-oligosyltrehalose synthase → MKALTLRATQRLQFHKGFTLDDAVPLVPYFAELGISHLYASPLLSARAGSMHGYDVVDPTSVNPELGGEPALRRLVAALREHEMGLILDIVSNHMAVGGADNPWWLDLLEWGRLSPYSEFFDIQWHSPDPLLKGQLLMPFLGSDYGEALQSGALALRFDPQHASFYVEHYEHRFPICPREYGELVPIKALADRFSSLAYQPDAYLQAAMLKQELIEAARDPETLKAIEDNLSLYDARQPEGFARLHNLLEQQSYRLASWRTAADDINWRRFFDVNELGGLRVERSAVFEATHGKIFQLISEGLIDGLRIDHIDGLADPRGYCRKLRRRVDSLAGGRHLPIFVEKILGEGETLREDWRVDGTTGYEFMNQLSLLQHDPAGFEPLAALWSRHTERPSAFIEEAWLARQQILNGSLAGDFESVAQALLQVARDDVMSRDLTLGAIRRALQELIVHFPVYRTYISARGRSELDDVFFLQALAGARSTLSEGDWPVLDYLEKWLGGQPWRDRPLGRKRKMLKHACVRFQQLTSPAAAKAVEDTAFYRSGVLLSRNDVGFSTEQFSAPLEDFHAVNQQRLRTFPDNLLATATHDHKRGEDTRARLAVLSECADWYAEQVEQWRTLAARLRSDADTPSAGDELILYQVLLGSWPLDLHRDDAKGLAGYHQRLWQWQQKALREAKLHSSWSAPNELYEQGVEAFLSRLLLEDSGQALRNAIGEAAQAIAPAGALNGLAQSLLRLTVPGVPDLYQGDEFWDFTLVDPDNRRPVDFHAREQGLHTPADIGELMFNWHDGRIKQALIGQVLALRKLHPHLFRQGTYEPLEVVGEHAGRVVAFYREHEGKQLLVVVPRWPHPLLENGVYPLINAQIWGDTRVKLPFAAPTRNWKGLFRTGAVTPNKELMISAALGDFPVNVFINPDDQES, encoded by the coding sequence ATGAAGGCACTGACCCTGCGCGCCACCCAGCGCCTGCAATTTCACAAAGGCTTTACCCTCGACGATGCGGTGCCGCTGGTGCCGTACTTCGCCGAACTGGGCATCAGCCATCTCTACGCCTCGCCGCTGTTGAGCGCCCGCGCCGGCTCGATGCACGGCTATGACGTGGTCGACCCCACCAGCGTCAACCCCGAGCTGGGCGGCGAACCTGCCCTGCGCCGGTTGGTCGCGGCCCTGCGCGAACACGAGATGGGGCTGATCCTGGATATCGTCTCCAACCACATGGCCGTTGGCGGTGCCGATAATCCCTGGTGGCTGGACCTGTTGGAGTGGGGCCGGTTGAGTCCCTACAGCGAGTTCTTCGACATTCAATGGCACTCGCCAGACCCGCTGCTCAAGGGCCAGTTGCTGATGCCGTTCCTCGGCAGCGATTACGGCGAAGCCCTGCAATCGGGCGCGCTGGCGCTGCGCTTTGACCCGCAACACGCCAGCTTCTACGTCGAGCATTACGAACATCGCTTCCCGATTTGCCCACGGGAATACGGTGAGCTGGTGCCTATCAAGGCCCTGGCCGACCGTTTCAGCAGCCTGGCCTACCAGCCGGACGCCTACCTCCAGGCCGCCATGCTGAAGCAGGAGCTGATCGAGGCCGCCCGCGATCCTGAAACCCTCAAGGCCATCGAAGATAACCTGAGTCTCTACGACGCGCGCCAGCCTGAAGGGTTTGCCCGGCTGCACAACCTGCTGGAACAACAAAGCTATCGCCTGGCCAGCTGGCGCACGGCGGCAGACGATATCAACTGGCGGCGGTTCTTCGACGTCAACGAGCTGGGCGGCCTGCGGGTGGAACGCAGCGCGGTGTTCGAGGCCACCCATGGCAAGATCTTCCAGTTGATCAGCGAAGGCCTGATTGACGGCCTGCGCATCGACCATATCGACGGCCTCGCCGACCCGCGCGGTTACTGCCGCAAGTTGCGCCGCCGCGTGGACTCCCTGGCGGGCGGGCGGCACTTGCCGATCTTCGTCGAGAAGATCCTCGGCGAAGGCGAAACCTTGCGCGAAGACTGGCGCGTAGACGGCACCACCGGCTACGAATTCATGAACCAGCTGTCGCTGCTGCAACATGACCCGGCAGGTTTCGAACCGCTGGCCGCGTTATGGAGCCGCCACACCGAGCGCCCGTCTGCGTTTATCGAAGAAGCCTGGCTGGCGCGCCAGCAAATCCTCAACGGCTCCCTGGCCGGCGACTTTGAAAGCGTGGCCCAGGCCCTGCTGCAAGTGGCTCGGGACGATGTAATGAGCCGCGACCTGACCCTGGGCGCCATTCGCCGCGCGTTGCAGGAGCTGATCGTGCACTTCCCGGTGTACCGCACCTACATCAGCGCCCGAGGCCGCAGCGAACTGGACGATGTATTTTTCCTGCAAGCCCTGGCTGGTGCCCGCAGCACCTTGAGCGAAGGCGACTGGCCGGTGCTCGACTACCTGGAAAAATGGCTCGGTGGCCAACCCTGGCGCGACCGCCCGTTAGGCCGCAAACGCAAAATGCTCAAGCACGCCTGCGTGCGCTTCCAGCAACTGACTTCACCGGCGGCGGCCAAGGCGGTGGAAGACACCGCGTTCTATCGCTCGGGGGTGTTGCTCTCGCGCAATGACGTAGGCTTCAGCACCGAACAATTCAGTGCGCCGCTGGAGGACTTCCATGCGGTCAACCAGCAGCGCCTGCGCACCTTTCCCGACAACCTGCTGGCCACCGCCACCCACGACCACAAGCGCGGCGAAGACACCCGGGCGCGCCTGGCCGTGCTCAGCGAATGCGCCGACTGGTACGCCGAACAGGTGGAGCAATGGCGCACCCTCGCCGCCCGCCTGCGCAGCGATGCCGACACTCCATCCGCGGGCGACGAGTTGATCCTCTATCAGGTGCTGTTGGGCAGTTGGCCGCTGGACCTGCATCGCGACGATGCCAAGGGCCTGGCGGGCTATCACCAGCGCCTCTGGCAGTGGCAACAAAAAGCCCTGCGCGAAGCCAAGCTGCACAGCAGTTGGAGCGCGCCCAACGAACTGTATGAACAAGGTGTGGAAGCATTCCTGTCACGGCTGCTGCTGGAAGATTCAGGCCAGGCGCTGCGCAACGCCATCGGCGAGGCTGCCCAAGCCATCGCCCCGGCTGGCGCGCTCAATGGGCTGGCGCAATCCTTGCTTCGCCTCACCGTGCCGGGCGTGCCGGACCTGTATCAGGGCGATGAGTTCTGGGATTTCACGCTGGTAGACCCTGATAACCGCCGGCCGGTGGACTTTCACGCGCGCGAACAGGGGCTGCACACGCCGGCGGATATCGGCGAGCTGATGTTCAACTGGCATGACGGGCGCATCAAACAAGCGCTGATCGGCCAGGTGCTGGCGCTGCGCAAACTGCATCCGCACCTGTTTCGCCAAGGCACTTACGAACCTCTGGAGGTGGTGGGTGAACACGCCGGGCGAGTGGTCGCCTTCTACCGCGAACACGAGGGCAAACAGTTGCTGGTGGTGGTGCCGCGCTGGCCTCACCCGTTGCTTGAAAACGGGGTATACCCGCTGATCAACGCGCAGATTTGGGGCGATACGCGGGTCAAATTACCGTTCGCCGCTCCAACCCGAAATTGGAAGGGACTTTTCCGAACAGGCGCAGTCACACCAAACAAGGAGCTCATGATCAGCGCTGCCCTGGGGGATTTCCCGGTCAATGTCTTTATCAATCCTGATGATCAAGAAAGCTGA
- the malQ gene encoding 4-alpha-glucanotransferase encodes MSDAQLEILASRAGLAVDWIDANGRPQHVKPDALRAVLKGLGHPADTDAAIEASLLDLERVQQDKHLPPLMTVDSGAGLDLARYFAPGTPCQVHLEDASVLDLKLDDDAVLPGSIPVGYQQVHIADQHFTLAVAPTHCYTVAEAVDTQTARAWGLSAQLYALRRDGDGGFGDTQALEQLARAAAERGADALAISPMHAMFSADTERYSPYSPSSRLFLNSLYASPGCILGERAVQSAIEASGLANELNDLEQQTLIDWPAAAKAKQRLLRTLYEDFRQGDHPQHADFLSFRQAGGEALENHCRFEAVQAERAASGESLDWRHWPEDWHSPQSPALVQFAEANREEIGFYAFSQWLIARCLERAQQAARGSGMGVGLIADLAVGADGGGSQAWSRQDELLAELTVGAPPDILNRAGQGWGISAFSPEGLKRNGFRAFIEMLRANFAHAGGLRIDHVMGLQRLWVIPMDASPREGAYLYYPVDDLLRLLALESSRHQAIVLGEDLGTVPDGLREKLIARSILGMRVLLFEQDHDGQFKPILDWPDNALATTSTHDLPTLNGWWHSRDIDWNIQLGLIDAPTVEQWSEHRLRERQALRQALSQDPQNFTDEIRNETDHVIDASVRYLGHTRAPLVLLPLEDALGVEEQANLPGTTDTHPNWRRRLTGDASTLLDDENAARRLELLAVARLQAHERDR; translated from the coding sequence TTGAGCGACGCGCAATTGGAAATACTCGCCAGCCGAGCGGGCCTGGCCGTCGATTGGATCGACGCTAACGGCCGCCCACAACATGTCAAACCCGACGCACTGCGCGCCGTGCTCAAAGGCCTGGGCCACCCGGCCGACACCGATGCCGCCATCGAAGCCAGCCTGCTGGACCTCGAACGCGTGCAGCAAGACAAGCACCTGCCACCGCTGATGACCGTCGACAGCGGCGCCGGCCTGGACCTGGCGCGCTACTTCGCCCCCGGCACGCCGTGCCAGGTTCATCTTGAAGACGCGAGCGTACTGGACCTGAAGCTGGACGATGACGCCGTGTTGCCCGGATCAATCCCGGTCGGCTACCAGCAGGTGCACATTGCCGACCAGCATTTTACCCTGGCCGTGGCACCGACCCACTGCTACACCGTCGCTGAGGCGGTTGACACCCAAACCGCCCGCGCCTGGGGCCTCAGCGCCCAACTGTATGCCCTGCGGCGCGACGGCGACGGTGGTTTTGGCGACACCCAGGCCCTGGAACAACTGGCCCGCGCCGCCGCCGAACGCGGCGCCGATGCCCTGGCCATCAGCCCGATGCACGCGATGTTCAGTGCCGACACCGAGCGCTACAGCCCGTATTCGCCGTCCAGCCGCCTGTTCCTCAACAGTTTGTACGCGTCCCCCGGCTGCATCCTCGGCGAACGTGCGGTGCAAAGCGCTATCGAAGCCAGCGGCCTGGCAAACGAACTGAATGACCTTGAACAACAAACCCTGATCGACTGGCCGGCCGCCGCCAAAGCCAAGCAACGCCTGTTGCGTACCCTGTATGAAGACTTCCGCCAGGGCGACCACCCGCAACACGCCGACTTCCTGAGCTTCCGCCAGGCCGGCGGCGAAGCCTTGGAAAACCACTGCCGTTTCGAAGCCGTGCAGGCCGAGCGTGCGGCCAGTGGCGAGAGCCTCGACTGGCGCCACTGGCCCGAGGATTGGCACAGCCCGCAAAGCCCGGCACTCGTGCAATTTGCCGAAGCCAATCGGGAAGAAATCGGCTTCTACGCCTTCAGCCAATGGCTGATCGCCCGTTGCCTGGAACGCGCGCAACAAGCGGCGCGCGGCAGCGGCATGGGCGTTGGCCTGATCGCCGACCTCGCCGTGGGCGCCGACGGCGGCGGCAGCCAGGCCTGGAGCCGCCAGGACGAACTGTTGGCGGAACTCACCGTGGGTGCGCCGCCCGACATTCTCAACCGCGCCGGCCAAGGCTGGGGCATCTCCGCCTTTTCCCCCGAAGGCCTCAAACGCAATGGCTTTCGCGCCTTTATCGAAATGCTGCGGGCCAACTTCGCGCATGCCGGCGGCTTGCGCATCGACCATGTGATGGGCTTGCAACGCCTGTGGGTGATCCCGATGGACGCCTCACCGCGTGAAGGCGCCTACCTGTATTACCCGGTGGATGACCTGCTGCGACTGCTGGCGCTGGAATCGAGCCGCCACCAGGCGATCGTCCTCGGCGAAGACCTTGGTACCGTGCCCGACGGCCTGCGGGAAAAACTTATCGCCCGCTCGATCCTCGGCATGCGCGTGCTGCTGTTCGAGCAAGACCACGACGGCCAGTTCAAGCCGATCCTGGATTGGCCGGACAACGCGCTGGCCACCACCAGCACCCACGACCTGCCGACCCTCAACGGGTGGTGGCACAGCCGTGACATCGACTGGAATATCCAGCTCGGGCTGATCGATGCGCCCACCGTCGAGCAATGGAGCGAGCACCGCCTGCGGGAACGCCAGGCATTGCGCCAGGCCTTGAGCCAGGACCCGCAGAACTTCACCGACGAAATCCGCAACGAAACCGACCACGTCATCGATGCCAGCGTGCGCTACCTGGGCCATACCCGTGCGCCATTAGTATTGCTGCCGCTGGAAGATGCGCTGGGCGTTGAAGAACAGGCCAACCTGCCCGGCACCACCGACACCCACCCAAACTGGCGGCGTCGCCTGACGGGCGATGCATCGACCCTGCTCGATGATGAAAACGCCGCCCGCCGCCTTGAGCTGCTGGCCGTGGCGCGCCTCCAGGCTCACGAGCGTGACCGATGA
- a CDS encoding DUF2934 domain-containing protein — translation MSTEDKRIRELAHQIWESEGKPHGEDARHWEMARKLAEAEALTPSKPKAAAKPKAAPKPKAAAAPAKPVADKKPKAPRKPAS, via the coding sequence ATGAGTACTGAAGACAAACGCATACGCGAACTGGCGCATCAGATCTGGGAGTCTGAAGGGAAACCCCACGGCGAGGACGCGCGACACTGGGAGATGGCGCGCAAACTGGCGGAAGCCGAGGCGCTGACGCCTTCCAAGCCAAAGGCTGCCGCCAAGCCCAAAGCCGCGCCGAAACCCAAGGCCGCAGCAGCGCCGGCCAAGCCTGTTGCCGACAAAAAACCCAAGGCGCCGCGCAAGCCCGCCAGCTGA